Proteins found in one Streptococcus mitis genomic segment:
- the galE gene encoding UDP-glucose 4-epimerase GalE, with protein MQEKILVTGGAGFIGTHTVIELIQAGHQVVVVDNLVNSNRKSIEVVERITGVDIPFYEADIRDTDTLRDIFKQEEPTGVIHFAGLKAVGESTRIPLAYYDNNIAGTVSLLKVMEENNCKNIIFSSSATVYGDPHTVPILEDFPLSVTNPYGRTKLMLEEILTDIYKADSEWNVVLLRYFNPIGAHESGDLGENPNGIPNNLLPYVTQVAVGKLEQVQVFGDDYDTEDGTGVRDYIHVVDLAKGHVAALKKIQKGSGLNVYNLGTGKGYSVLEIIQNMEKAVGRPIPYRIVDRRPGDIAACYSDPAKAKAELGWEAELDITQMCEDAWRWQSKHPNGFED; from the coding sequence ATGCAAGAAAAGATTTTGGTAACGGGTGGAGCTGGTTTTATCGGAACCCACACTGTTATTGAGTTAATCCAAGCAGGTCATCAAGTTGTTGTGGTGGATAACCTTGTGAATAGTAATAGAAAAAGTATAGAAGTTGTTGAAAGAATCACAGGAGTTGACATTCCCTTTTATGAGGCAGATATCCGTGATACAGATACCCTCAGAGACATTTTCAAACAAGAAGAACCAACAGGAGTTATTCACTTTGCTGGTTTGAAGGCTGTCGGTGAATCTACCCGTATTCCTCTTGCCTACTATGACAACAATATTGCTGGAACTGTTAGCCTTTTGAAAGTTATGGAAGAAAACAATTGTAAAAACATCATTTTCAGTTCTTCTGCGACAGTTTACGGGGATCCGCACACAGTACCCATCTTGGAAGATTTCCCACTTTCAGTGACCAACCCATATGGCCGCACTAAGCTTATGCTTGAGGAAATTTTGACAGATATCTACAAGGCAGATTCAGAATGGAATGTGGTCTTGCTTCGTTATTTCAACCCAATCGGAGCGCATGAGAGTGGTGATTTGGGAGAAAATCCAAACGGTATTCCAAACAATCTCTTGCCATATGTGACTCAAGTAGCCGTTGGAAAATTAGAGCAAGTGCAAGTGTTTGGAGACGATTACGATACGGAAGACGGAACTGGTGTTCGCGATTATATCCATGTTGTTGATTTGGCCAAAGGTCACGTTGCAGCTCTGAAAAAAATCCAAAAAGGTTCAGGTCTAAACGTTTATAACCTTGGAACAGGTAAAGGCTACTCAGTTCTTGAAATTATCCAAAACATGGAAAAAGCAGTGGGACGTCCAATTCCTTACCGCATTGTAGACCGTCGCCCAGGGGATATTGCTGCCTGCTATTCAGATCCTGCAAAAGCCAAAGCAGAACTGGGCTGGGAAGCAGAATTAGACATCACCCAAATGTGTGAAGACGCATGGCGTTGGCAAAGCAAGCATCCAAATGGATTTGAAGACTAA
- a CDS encoding bifunctional hydroxymethylpyrimidine kinase/phosphomethylpyrimidine kinase: MKNNRILALSGNDIFSGGGLSADLATYTLNGLHGFVAVTCLTALTEKGFEVFPTDDTIFQHELDSLRDVEFAGIKIGLLPTVSVAEKALDFIKQRPGVPVVLDPVLVCKETHDVAVSELCQELIRFFPYVSVITPNLPEAELLAGQEIKTLEDMKAAAQKLNDLGAPAVIIKGGNRLSQDKAVDVFYDGQTFTVLENPVIQGQNAGAGCTFASSIASHLVKGDELLPAVESSKAFVFRAITQADQYGVRQYEANQNN, from the coding sequence ATGAAGAATAATCGTATTTTAGCACTTTCAGGAAATGATATTTTTAGTGGTGGTGGTTTGTCCGCTGATTTGGCTACTTATACCTTGAACGGCTTGCATGGCTTTGTAGCAGTGACTTGCTTGACAGCCTTGACAGAAAAAGGCTTTGAAGTCTTTCCAACTGACGATACCATTTTTCAACATGAATTAGATAGCTTGCGTGATGTGGAATTTGCAGGTATTAAGATTGGTCTTCTACCAACTGTCAGTGTGGCTGAGAAGGCCTTGGACTTTATCAAGCAACGCCCAGGAGTTCCTGTGGTATTGGACCCTGTCTTGGTCTGCAAGGAAACACACGACGTAGCAGTTAGTGAACTCTGCCAAGAGTTGATTCGCTTTTTCCCTTATGTCAGTGTGATTACGCCTAATCTTCCTGAAGCAGAATTATTGGCTGGTCAGGAAATCAAAACCTTGGAAGACATGAAGGCTGCAGCTCAGAAATTAAATGACTTAGGAGCGCCAGCAGTCATTATCAAGGGAGGCAATCGCCTTAGTCAGGACAAGGCTGTAGATGTCTTTTATGACGGACAGACCTTTACAGTCCTAGAAAATCCCGTTATCCAAGGACAAAATGCTGGCGCAGGTTGTACCTTTGCCTCTAGCATTGCCAGTCACTTGGTTAAAGGTGATGAACTTTTACCAGCAGTAGAAAGTTCTAAGGCTTTCGTTTTTCGTGCTATTACACAAGCAGATCAGTATGGAGTAAGACAATATGAAGCAAACCAAAACAACTAA
- a CDS encoding MFS transporter: MKQFLERASILALSLVLITSFSISSALPAMFDYYQGYPKEQIELLASLPSFGIMIMLLLNGFLEKIFPERLQISLGLLILSLSGTAPFWYQAYPFVFGTRILFGLGVGMINAKAISIISERYQGKTRIQMLGLRGSAEVVGASLITLAVGQLLAFGWTATFLAYSAGFLVLTLYLLFVPYGKEKKEVKKKAKEVSRLTREMKGLIFILAIEAAVVVCTNTAITIRIPSLMVERGLGDAQLSSFVLSVMQLIGIVAGVSFSFLISIFKEKLLLWSGITFGLGQIVIALSPSLWVVVAGSILAGFAYSVALTTVFQLVSERIPAKLLNQATSFAVLGCSFGAFTTPFVLGAIGLLTHNGMLVFSILGGWLIVTSIFVMYLLQKRA, from the coding sequence ATGAAACAATTTTTAGAACGGGCCAGTATTTTGGCTCTCTCCCTCGTTTTGATTACCTCCTTTTCCATCTCGAGTGCCCTGCCAGCCATGTTTGACTATTATCAAGGCTATCCTAAGGAACAAATTGAGCTCTTGGCGAGCTTGCCATCCTTTGGAATCATGATTATGTTATTATTAAATGGTTTCTTAGAAAAAATATTTCCTGAGCGCTTACAGATCAGTTTGGGATTGCTGATTTTATCACTAAGTGGAACGGCTCCCTTTTGGTATCAAGCCTATCCCTTTGTCTTTGGAACACGGATTCTTTTTGGCTTGGGAGTTGGGATGATCAATGCCAAGGCCATTTCCATTATCAGTGAACGCTATCAAGGAAAAACGCGAATTCAGATGTTAGGGCTACGCGGTTCTGCAGAGGTTGTTGGGGCTTCTCTCATTACCTTGGCAGTCGGCCAATTGTTGGCCTTCGGTTGGACAGCTACCTTCCTAGCCTATAGTGCTGGATTTTTGGTACTGACCCTTTATCTGCTCTTTGTCCCTTATGGAAAGGAAAAGAAAGAAGTCAAGAAAAAAGCGAAGGAAGTAAGTCGCTTAACTCGAGAAATGAAAGGCTTGATTTTTATCCTAGCTATCGAAGCGGCAGTTGTAGTTTGTACCAACACGGCTATTACCATTCGTATTCCAAGTTTGATGGTGGAAAGAGGACTGGGAGATGCTCAGTTATCTAGTTTTGTTCTTAGTGTCATGCAGTTAATCGGGATTGTGGCTGGGGTGAGTTTCTCTTTCTTGATTTCTATCTTTAAAGAGAAACTGCTCCTATGGTCCGGTATTACCTTTGGCCTAGGGCAAATTGTGATTGCCTTGTCTCCATCCTTGTGGGTGGTAGTGGCAGGAAGTATTCTGGCTGGCTTTGCCTACAGTGTAGCCTTGACGACGGTCTTTCAACTGGTCTCTGAACGAATTCCAGCTAAACTCCTCAATCAAGCAACTTCATTTGCTGTATTAGGCTGTAGTTTTGGAGCCTTTACGACTCCATTCGTTCTAGGTGCAATTGGCTTACTAACTCACAATGGAATGTTGGTCTTTAGTATCTTAGGAGGGTGGTTGATTGTAACCTCTATCTTTGTCATGTACCTACTTCAAAAGAGAGCTTAG
- a CDS encoding ECF transporter S component, translated as MKQTKTTKIALVSLLTALSVVLGYFLKIPTPTGILTLLDAGVFFAAFYFGSREGAVVGGLAGFLIDLLSGYPQWMLFSLVNHGLQGFFAGFKGKTQWLGLVLATIVMVGGYALGSTLMNGWAAALPEILPNFMQNMVGMIVGFILSQSIKKIK; from the coding sequence ATGAAGCAAACCAAAACAACTAAAATCGCCCTTGTATCCCTATTAACCGCTCTTTCTGTGGTTCTAGGCTATTTCTTAAAAATTCCAACACCGACAGGCATTCTAACTCTTTTAGATGCGGGTGTCTTCTTCGCGGCCTTCTACTTTGGTAGTCGTGAAGGGGCTGTAGTCGGAGGACTAGCAGGTTTCTTGATTGACCTCTTATCAGGCTATCCTCAGTGGATGTTATTTAGCTTGGTCAACCATGGCTTGCAGGGATTTTTCGCAGGATTTAAAGGAAAAACTCAGTGGTTAGGTCTCGTTTTGGCAACTATTGTTATGGTTGGGGGCTACGCCCTAGGTTCAACTTTAATGAATGGCTGGGCTGCAGCCCTACCAGAAATCCTACCGAATTTCATGCAAAATATGGTAGGGATGATTGTAGGATTTATTCTTAGTCAAAGTATCAAGAAGATTAAGTAA
- a CDS encoding SAG1386/EF1546 family surface-associated protein: MAKEPWQEDIYENQEETRSERRKREQGGGVLANRILTILASIFFVIVIVMIIVLIYLSSGGSNRTAALKDFHDSDTKVEQVSSTSSSSSEQASSSSEEKVEESSSSSEHPTDPEGTTKVMAGEGEAAIAARAGISIAQLEALNPGHMATGSWFANPGDVIKTR, translated from the coding sequence ATGGCAAAAGAACCGTGGCAAGAAGATATTTATGAGAATCAAGAAGAAACAAGATCAGAACGTCGTAAGAGAGAACAAGGTGGAGGAGTGCTGGCTAATCGTATCTTGACTATTCTAGCAAGTATTTTCTTTGTGATTGTAATCGTGATGATTATTGTTCTGATCTATCTTTCGTCAGGTGGGAGTAATCGCACAGCAGCCTTGAAAGATTTTCACGATTCAGATACAAAAGTAGAGCAAGTTTCTTCCACTTCTAGTAGTAGTTCAGAGCAGGCATCTTCTAGTTCAGAGGAGAAGGTAGAAGAGTCATCCAGTAGTTCAGAACATCCAACTGATCCAGAAGGGACTACAAAAGTTATGGCTGGAGAAGGAGAAGCAGCTATTGCCGCTCGTGCAGGAATCTCGATTGCTCAATTAGAGGCTTTGAATCCTGGACATATGGCTACAGGATCTTGGTTTGCAAATCCTGGAGATGTGATTAAGACTAGATAG
- a CDS encoding ferredoxin, giving the protein MKITLIPERCIACGLCQTYSELFDYHDNGIVRFYDDPDQLEKEISPSQDVVEAVRNCPTHALIKD; this is encoded by the coding sequence ATGAAAATCACACTTATACCTGAACGCTGCATCGCCTGTGGGCTTTGCCAAACTTATTCTGAATTATTTGATTACCACGATAATGGAATCGTGCGTTTTTACGATGACCCTGACCAACTAGAAAAAGAAATCTCTCCTAGTCAGGACGTTGTAGAAGCTGTTAGAAACTGTCCGACACATGCCTTGATTAAAGATTAA
- a CDS encoding M24 family metallopeptidase: MSKLQQIVTYLESEKLDVAVVSDPVTINYLTGFYSDPHERQMFLFVLADQEPLLFVPALEVERASSTVSFPVVGYVDSENPWQKMKHALPQLDFKRVAVEFDNLILTKYHGLKTVFETAEFENLTPRIQRMRLIKSADEVQKMMVAGLYADKAVKVGFDNISLDKTETDIIAQIDFAMKREGYEMSFDTMVLTGDNAANPHGIPAANKVENDALLLFDLGVLVNGYASDMTRTVAVGKPDQFKKDIYNLTLEAQQAALDFIKPGVTAHEVDRAAREVIEKAGYGEYFNHRLGHGIGMDVHEFPSIMEGNDMVIEEGMCFSVEPGIYIPGKVGVRIEDCGVVTKDGFDLFTSTSKDLLYFD; the protein is encoded by the coding sequence ATGTCTAAATTACAACAAATCGTAACATATCTTGAATCAGAAAAACTAGACGTCGCTGTCGTATCTGACCCCGTCACAATCAATTACCTCACTGGCTTTTACAGTGATCCCCATGAACGCCAAATGTTCCTTTTTGTCCTAGCGGATCAGGAACCCCTCCTCTTTGTCCCAGCCCTTGAGGTTGAGCGTGCAAGCAGCACTGTTTCCTTCCCAGTTGTGGGCTATGTGGATTCTGAAAATCCATGGCAAAAAATGAAACATGCTCTTCCACAACTTGACTTCAAACGTGTTGCTGTTGAGTTTGACAATCTCATCTTGACCAAATATCATGGTTTAAAAACTGTTTTTGAAACTGCTGAGTTTGAAAACCTCACTCCTCGTATCCAACGCATGCGCCTCATCAAATCAGCTGATGAAGTGCAAAAAATGATGGTTGCAGGTCTCTATGCGGACAAGGCAGTTAAGGTTGGTTTTGATAATATTTCTCTTGATAAGACAGAGACAGATATCATCGCTCAAATTGACTTTGCTATGAAGCGTGAAGGTTATGAAATGAGCTTTGACACCATGGTCTTGACTGGTGATAATGCTGCAAATCCACACGGTATTCCAGCAGCTAATAAGGTTGAAAATGATGCTCTTCTCCTCTTTGACCTCGGTGTTCTGGTCAACGGCTATGCTTCAGATATGACTCGTACAGTCGCTGTTGGTAAACCAGACCAATTCAAGAAAGACATTTATAACTTGACTCTTGAAGCTCAACAAGCTGCTCTTGACTTTATCAAACCAGGTGTGACTGCCCATGAAGTGGATCGTGCTGCTCGTGAGGTCATCGAAAAAGCTGGTTACGGCGAGTACTTCAACCACCGTCTCGGTCACGGTATCGGTATGGATGTCCACGAATTCCCATCCATCATGGAAGGAAACGACATGGTCATCGAAGAAGGCATGTGCTTCTCTGTTGAACCAGGTATCTATATCCCTGGTAAAGTCGGTGTTCGTATTGAAGACTGCGGTGTTGTTACCAAGGATGGCTTTGACCTCTTTACAAGCACCAGCAAAGACTTGCTTTATTTTGATTAA
- a CDS encoding glycosyltransferase family 2 protein, whose translation MVMSIIVPCLNEEEVLPLFYQALEALLPDLESEIEYVFVDDGSSDGTLELLKTYREQNPAVHYISFSRNFGKEAALYAGLQYATGDLVVVMDADLQDPPSMLLEMKALLDQNADLDCVGTRRTSREGEPFFRSFCADLFYGFMKKISPVALPSGVRDFRMMRRSVVDAILSLTESNRFSKGLFTWVGFKTHYLDYPNVERQAGKTSWSFRQLFFYSIEGIVNFSDFPLIIAFVAGLLSCFISLLMTFFVVVRTLILGNSTSGWTSLMAVILFLGGIQLLTIGILGKYISKIYLETKKRPLYLVKEKSDLPDFTEKNKEKRL comes from the coding sequence ATGGTGATGTCAATCATTGTCCCCTGTTTAAACGAAGAGGAAGTACTTCCTCTTTTTTATCAGGCTTTGGAAGCTTTACTTCCAGATTTGGAATCGGAAATCGAGTATGTCTTTGTCGATGATGGATCGAGCGATGGGACCTTGGAACTCTTAAAGACCTATCGGGAGCAAAATCCGGCAGTTCATTATATTTCTTTCTCGCGAAATTTTGGCAAAGAAGCTGCTCTCTATGCAGGCTTGCAATATGCGACAGGAGACCTAGTGGTGGTAATGGATGCAGACCTCCAGGATCCTCCTAGTATGTTGCTTGAGATGAAAGCCTTACTAGACCAGAATGCAGATTTAGACTGTGTAGGAACACGGAGAACTAGTCGGGAGGGAGAACCCTTCTTTCGCAGTTTCTGTGCTGATCTCTTTTATGGCTTCATGAAAAAAATTAGTCCAGTAGCCCTGCCGTCAGGTGTCCGTGATTTTCGCATGATGAGACGGTCTGTAGTCGATGCTATTTTAAGCTTGACTGAGTCCAATCGTTTTTCGAAGGGACTCTTTACCTGGGTCGGCTTTAAAACCCACTATCTGGACTATCCAAATGTCGAAAGGCAGGCTGGCAAGACCAGTTGGAGTTTTAGGCAACTCTTTTTCTACTCTATTGAAGGGATTGTTAACTTTTCAGATTTTCCCTTGATTATCGCCTTTGTGGCAGGTCTCCTATCTTGTTTTATTTCTCTACTAATGACCTTTTTTGTTGTGGTTCGGACCCTCATTTTGGGCAATTCGACATCAGGTTGGACATCTCTGATGGCTGTTATTCTCTTCCTTGGTGGGATTCAACTCTTGACCATTGGGATTCTTGGCAAGTATATTAGTAAGATTTATCTAGAGACTAAAAAAAGACCACTTTATCTCGTCAAAGAAAAAAGTGACCTTCCTGATTTTACAGAAAAAAATAAAGAGAAAAGACTATAA
- a CDS encoding Pr6Pr family membrane protein has product MSKNYKLVFYSRIFLFLAAFTGVYLEIAKHGGFGMLLYYTVLSNLLVAIFTLYLLKVMSRLGENWQRPSLLRLKGGVTMSIMITCVIYHFLLAPIATNFYTLENFLCHYIVPLWFLADTLFFDKQGQYKIWDPIVWTILPLLYMIFALFNGLVLKLDVPNSKVSPFPYFFLNVNKGWDVVFKWCLIIFVAYMVAGFIFYFIKQIKRKSS; this is encoded by the coding sequence ATGTCAAAGAATTATAAACTTGTATTTTATAGCCGTATCTTCTTGTTTCTAGCGGCTTTTACGGGAGTTTATCTTGAAATCGCCAAGCATGGTGGATTTGGGATGCTTCTCTATTACACGGTTCTGTCCAATCTCTTAGTAGCGATTTTTACGCTCTATCTCCTAAAGGTTATGAGCCGTTTAGGTGAAAACTGGCAAAGGCCAAGTCTCTTGCGCTTAAAAGGTGGGGTCACTATGAGTATCATGATTACCTGTGTGATTTACCATTTCCTCTTGGCACCCATAGCGACTAATTTCTATACCCTAGAAAATTTCCTTTGCCACTATATCGTTCCCCTCTGGTTTTTAGCAGATACCCTCTTTTTTGACAAACAGGGTCAATACAAGATTTGGGATCCAATTGTGTGGACGATTTTACCCTTGCTGTATATGATTTTTGCTCTTTTTAATGGCTTGGTACTGAAACTTGATGTTCCTAATTCTAAGGTCAGTCCCTTCCCTTACTTCTTTTTGAATGTGAACAAGGGGTGGGATGTCGTGTTCAAGTGGTGTCTGATTATCTTTGTTGCCTATATGGTGGCAGGATTTATCTTCTACTTTATCAAGCAAATCAAGAGAAAGTCATCCTAA
- the gatD gene encoding lipid II isoglutaminyl synthase subunit GatD, with the protein MVYTSLSSKAGNYPYQLNIAHLYGNLMNTYGDNGNILMLKYVAEKLGAHVTIDIVSLHDDFDENYYDIVFFGGGQDFEQSIIADDLPAKKESIDNYIQNDGVVLAICGGFQLLGQYYVEASGKRIEGLGVMGHYTLNQTNNRFIGDIKIHNEDFDETYYGFENHQGRTFLSNDQKPLGQVVYGNGNNEEKVGEGVHYKNVFGSYFHGPILSRNANLAYRLVTTALKKKYGQDIQLPAYEDILSQEIAEEYSDVKSKADFS; encoded by the coding sequence ATGGTTTATACTTCACTTTCCTCAAAAGCTGGAAATTACCCCTATCAGCTCAACATTGCCCACCTCTACGGTAACCTCATGAATACCTATGGGGACAATGGAAACATCCTCATGCTCAAGTATGTGGCTGAAAAACTGGGAGCCCATGTGACCATTGACATCGTTTCACTTCATGATGATTTTGATGAAAATTACTACGACATTGTCTTTTTCGGTGGCGGTCAAGACTTTGAACAAAGTATTATTGCAGACGATCTACCTGCTAAAAAAGAAAGCATTGATAACTACATCCAAAACGACGGTGTAGTTCTCGCTATCTGTGGTGGTTTCCAACTATTGGGTCAATATTATGTTGAAGCTTCAGGCAAACGCATCGAAGGACTAGGGGTCATGGGCCACTACACGCTCAACCAGACCAATAACCGTTTTATCGGGGACATCAAGATTCATAATGAAGATTTCGATGAAACCTACTATGGTTTTGAAAATCATCAGGGCCGTACCTTCCTCTCAAATGACCAAAAACCACTAGGACAGGTTGTCTATGGAAATGGAAACAACGAAGAAAAAGTCGGCGAAGGGGTTCATTATAAGAATGTCTTTGGTTCTTACTTCCACGGCCCTATCCTCTCTCGTAATGCCAATCTAGCTTATCGCCTAGTCACTACTGCCCTTAAGAAGAAATATGGTCAGGACATTCAACTCCCTGCTTATGAGGACATTCTCAGCCAAGAAATCGCTGAGGAATACAGCGACGTCAAAAGCAAAGCTGACTTTTCTTAA
- a CDS encoding zinc ribbon domain-containing protein YjdM, translated as MNNLPNCPKCNSEYVYEDGALLVCPECAHEWNPAEVADVEEGLVAIDANGNKLADGDTITLIKDLKVKGAPKDLKQGTRVKNIRIVEGDHNIDCKIDGFGAMKLKSEFVKKI; from the coding sequence ATGAACAACTTACCAAATTGCCCAAAATGTAACTCAGAGTATGTCTACGAAGACGGTGCCCTACTGGTTTGCCCAGAGTGTGCTCATGAGTGGAATCCTGCTGAAGTTGCAGATGTAGAAGAGGGCCTTGTTGCTATCGATGCCAACGGGAATAAATTGGCTGACGGTGATACTATAACCCTCATCAAGGATTTGAAAGTAAAAGGTGCGCCAAAAGATTTGAAACAAGGGACGCGCGTGAAAAATATCCGCATCGTAGAAGGCGACCACAATATCGACTGTAAAATTGATGGCTTTGGTGCCATGAAACTCAAATCAGAGTTTGTGAAGAAAATTTAA
- the truA gene encoding tRNA pseudouridine(38-40) synthase TruA — protein MTRYKATISYDGYAFAGFQRQPHARSVQEEIEKTLTRLNKGQAITVHGAGRTDSGVHALGQVLHFDLPYQMDEEKLRFALDTQSPEDIDVISIELVADDFHCRYAKHSKTYEFIVDRGRPKNPMRRHYATHFPYPLDVERMQIAIKKLEGTHDFTGFTASGTSVEDKVRTITEASLTVDKTGQFLTFTFSGNGFLYKQIRNMVGTLLKIGNKRMPVEQIDLILEKKDRQLAGPTAAPNGLYLKEIRYEE, from the coding sequence ATGACGAGATATAAAGCAACTATTTCCTATGATGGTTACGCCTTTGCTGGTTTTCAGCGCCAGCCCCATGCGCGTAGTGTTCAGGAAGAAATTGAAAAAACCTTGACGAGACTCAATAAAGGGCAAGCCATTACTGTTCACGGTGCTGGTAGGACAGATAGTGGGGTTCATGCTCTGGGACAGGTGCTTCATTTTGATCTACCTTATCAGATGGATGAGGAGAAGCTCCGTTTTGCTTTGGACACCCAGTCTCCTGAAGATATTGATGTGATTTCGATTGAGCTTGTGGCGGATGATTTTCATTGCCGTTATGCCAAGCATAGCAAGACCTATGAGTTTATCGTGGATAGAGGACGTCCCAAAAATCCTATGCGCCGTCACTATGCCACCCACTTTCCTTATCCGCTTGATGTGGAACGGATGCAGATTGCAATCAAGAAGCTAGAGGGAACACATGATTTTACAGGTTTTACAGCCTCTGGGACTAGTGTGGAGGATAAGGTTCGTACCATTACAGAAGCTAGTTTAACAGTCGATAAGACGGGCCAGTTTTTGACTTTTACCTTTTCAGGAAATGGTTTCTTGTATAAGCAGATTCGCAATATGGTGGGGACACTGCTCAAAATCGGCAACAAGCGTATGCCAGTAGAGCAGATTGACCTCATCTTGGAGAAAAAGGACAGGCAGCTTGCAGGTCCCACTGCAGCACCAAATGGTTTATATTTAAAGGAGATTCGTTATGAAGAATAA
- the cmk gene encoding (d)CMP kinase, which translates to MKTIQIAIDGPASSGKSTVAKIIAKDFGYTYLDTGAMYRAATYMALKHQLGVEEIEELLALLDQHPISFGRSETGEQLVFVGDVDITHPIRENQVTNHVSAIAAIPEVREKLVSLQQEIAQQGGIVMDGRDIGTVVLPQAELKIFLVASVDERAERRYKENIAKGIETDLETLKEEIAARDYKDSHRETSPLKQAEDAVYLDTTGLNIQEVVEKIKAEAEKRM; encoded by the coding sequence ATGAAGACGATTCAAATTGCTATCGATGGTCCAGCTTCAAGCGGTAAGAGTACGGTTGCTAAGATTATTGCTAAAGATTTTGGGTATACCTATCTAGATACAGGTGCCATGTATCGTGCGGCGACCTATATGGCTCTGAAACACCAGTTAGGAGTGGAAGAGATTGAGGAACTTTTAGCCTTATTGGACCAGCATCCAATCAGCTTTGGGCGTTCAGAAACTGGAGAACAGCTTGTCTTTGTAGGAGATGTGGATATTACCCATCCTATTCGTGAAAATCAAGTGACCAATCATGTTTCTGCTATTGCGGCAATTCCTGAAGTACGTGAGAAACTAGTTTCTCTTCAACAAGAGATTGCCCAGCAAGGTGGGATTGTCATGGACGGTCGCGATATTGGAACTGTTGTATTGCCACAAGCAGAACTGAAAATTTTTCTAGTAGCTTCTGTTGATGAAAGAGCAGAGCGTCGTTACAAGGAAAATATTGCCAAGGGAATTGAAACAGACCTTGAAACCCTAAAAGAGGAAATTGCTGCGCGTGACTACAAGGATAGTCATCGTGAGACTTCGCCTCTCAAACAAGCAGAGGACGCTGTCTATCTTGATACAACTGGCTTGAACATTCAGGAAGTAGTTGAAAAAATCAAAGCAGAAGCTGAAAAAAGAATGTAG